A genomic stretch from Edaphobacter aggregans includes:
- the dhaL gene encoding dihydroxyacetone kinase subunit DhaL has protein sequence MKKFINRPEQVVEEMLQGLVVLHPGSARLPGHKVMIRADAEQTRDLQVAIISGGGSGHEPAHAGYIGTGMLSAAVIGDVFTSPSSDSVFAAIKAVSGQAGALLVVKNYTGDRLNFGLAAEMARAEGISVEMVIVDDDVALKETGQATGARGLAGTVFIHKLVGAAAAEGKSLTELVLIGRLADKSLATMGVSFSAGTSPTVGKPSFELGAREMELGLGIHGEPGVMRTELQPADELTETLLTEILKRGKFGDEKRLAVMVNNLGAATEMELAIVARHVTPFLENRGFAVERIYAGTFLSSLDMAGISISVLGLNDEWLRWFDAATAAPAWPNTIKQRPGKPEAHIPAEASIKVSSLTGIDAQSEAGKKAKQAIEAACKALLDAKAELTELDRVTGDGDLGTSMERAAKAVLAAVESYPVDDVPATLIALGHTLRRELGGSSGPLYGVLFLRCGSVLEGSGITEMERWAEALDQGCQAISELGGAKPGDRTMVDALEPFVRKLKTGVGGKVRDAVLAAVEAAERGVEATSKMKPRLGRSSYIGDRVLGYPDPGAKAIAVWLRAASESILNT, from the coding sequence ATGAAAAAGTTCATTAATCGCCCAGAACAAGTCGTCGAGGAAATGTTGCAAGGGCTAGTCGTGCTTCATCCAGGTTCTGCCCGTTTGCCGGGACACAAAGTGATGATTCGGGCGGATGCAGAGCAAACCCGTGACCTGCAGGTCGCGATAATCTCCGGCGGAGGCAGTGGCCATGAACCGGCGCATGCAGGATACATTGGAACGGGCATGCTCAGCGCCGCCGTGATAGGAGACGTCTTCACCTCTCCAAGCAGTGACTCGGTCTTCGCCGCGATCAAAGCGGTGTCGGGACAGGCCGGCGCGCTGCTGGTGGTCAAAAACTATACCGGTGACCGGCTGAACTTCGGCCTCGCAGCCGAGATGGCGCGTGCCGAAGGCATTTCAGTGGAAATGGTGATCGTAGATGATGATGTCGCCCTAAAGGAAACGGGACAGGCAACAGGTGCACGCGGCCTCGCCGGTACGGTTTTCATTCACAAACTAGTTGGGGCTGCTGCGGCCGAGGGCAAGAGCTTGACCGAACTAGTCCTAATAGGGAGGCTGGCGGATAAGTCGCTCGCGACAATGGGTGTTTCGTTCTCAGCTGGAACTTCGCCCACAGTTGGTAAACCCAGCTTTGAGCTCGGCGCGCGCGAGATGGAGCTTGGACTCGGTATTCACGGAGAACCTGGCGTAATGCGCACCGAACTGCAGCCTGCGGATGAGTTGACAGAGACATTGTTGACCGAGATTTTGAAACGCGGAAAGTTCGGCGACGAAAAGCGATTGGCAGTAATGGTGAACAACCTGGGGGCAGCCACGGAGATGGAACTCGCAATCGTGGCTCGCCATGTGACGCCTTTCCTTGAGAATCGGGGATTTGCGGTAGAGCGGATTTATGCCGGAACATTTCTCTCATCACTTGATATGGCGGGGATCTCAATCTCCGTTCTCGGATTAAACGATGAGTGGTTGCGCTGGTTCGACGCAGCGACCGCGGCTCCCGCATGGCCAAATACCATCAAACAACGTCCGGGCAAACCGGAAGCGCACATCCCGGCGGAGGCCAGCATAAAAGTGAGCTCTCTAACAGGCATCGACGCGCAATCGGAAGCAGGCAAAAAAGCAAAGCAAGCAATCGAGGCCGCGTGCAAAGCGCTACTCGACGCCAAAGCTGAACTCACGGAATTAGACCGGGTTACAGGCGACGGAGATCTGGGCACCAGTATGGAGCGTGCGGCCAAAGCTGTGCTGGCCGCGGTGGAGTCATATCCCGTGGACGATGTCCCCGCCACGCTCATAGCGCTGGGTCATACCCTCCGTCGCGAACTGGGTGGATCTTCAGGACCTCTTTATGGAGTGCTTTTCCTGCGTTGCGGCAGCGTTCTGGAGGGCTCAGGCATAACCGAAATGGAGCGGTGGGCCGAAGCATTGGATCAAGGGTGTCAGGCCATTAGCGAATTGGGCGGCGCGAAGCCTGGCGACCGGACCATGGTGGATGCGCTCGAGCCATTCGTGCGGAAATTGAAGACGGGTGTAGGTGGCAAGGTACGCGATGCGGTCCTGGCTGCAGTCGAGGCGGCGGAGCGAGGCGTCGAAGCGACGTCCAAAATGAAACCCCGTCTGGGTCGATCTAGTTATATTGGGGATCGAGTTCTAGGCTATCCCGATCCAGGAGCGAAGGCGATTGCCGTTTGGTTGCGTGCAGCCTCCGAGTCGATTCTCAACACTTGA
- a CDS encoding MGH1-like glycoside hydrolase domain-containing protein, which yields MKWNRWWTRHRDIEGYLTWGSNGENPPGKLNDDTRGTRSGAILESGLDNSPMYDDTTFDPKTHLLQFADVGLMSLYIDDCDALANIADTLEKTDEAKELRSRSAQYKSKLETLWSAEAGIFLNKDLHTGKFNTRLSPTNFYPMLAHVATPTQAQTMATRRLLNPDEFWGEWVIPSIARDDRAFKEQNYWRGRIWGPMNYLVYLGLRNYDLPQARSQFADKSYALFLKEWKEHGHVHENYNAILGSGDDVANSDRFYHWGALLGFIKYLEETTPVRSKSR from the coding sequence TTGAAGTGGAACCGCTGGTGGACCCGGCACCGAGATATCGAAGGCTATCTCACGTGGGGCAGCAATGGGGAAAACCCGCCCGGCAAGCTTAATGACGACACCCGTGGCACACGCTCTGGTGCCATCCTCGAGTCGGGGCTGGACAACAGCCCTATGTATGACGACACAACCTTCGACCCCAAAACGCACCTGCTGCAGTTTGCTGATGTAGGCCTCATGAGTTTGTACATCGACGATTGCGACGCGCTGGCTAATATTGCTGACACGCTTGAGAAGACCGACGAGGCAAAAGAGCTACGCTCCCGCAGTGCTCAATACAAGTCAAAGCTCGAGACGTTGTGGAGCGCAGAGGCCGGCATCTTTCTGAACAAAGATCTCCACACCGGCAAGTTCAACACGCGACTGTCGCCGACAAACTTCTATCCCATGCTCGCGCACGTCGCCACACCAACACAGGCCCAGACTATGGCCACCAGGCGCTTGCTGAACCCCGACGAGTTCTGGGGCGAATGGGTGATTCCTTCCATCGCCCGCGATGACCGTGCCTTCAAAGAGCAGAACTACTGGAGAGGCCGCATCTGGGGTCCAATGAACTACCTGGTGTATCTTGGCCTGCGAAACTACGATCTCCCTCAGGCCCGCAGCCAGTTCGCGGACAAATCCTATGCGCTGTTCCTTAAAGAATGGAAGGAGCATGGCCACGTCCATGAAAACTACAATGCAATCCTGGGCTCTGGCGACGACGTCGCAAATAGCGATCGCTTCTATCACTGGGGCGCTCTACTTGGTTTCATAAAATATTTGGAGGAAACAACGCCTGTCCGCTCGAAAAGCCGCTAG
- a CDS encoding sigma factor yields the protein MFNSQHLPVYAVSLHPLHLRQTEAPRTMPPTISRSATFEELALPLFASLYNHAHWLTHNQSEAEDLVQETFSKALRAFDSFQPGTNFKAWIFRILCNTFLTSRTGIATSRTVFLEQYLTGCHACTMGVRSATQLKAATARAGHRFAPPPEALARLTAHLHSQPQAETRTKKPARIYSMTSLRPLAWAALAAAILLTVSLLGWRQLHQTNALAAELLDQHLASLSSGATPQVISTDRHTVKPWFQGRLPFSFNLPDPAALPPDTTLKGADLTYINGQPAALLLFNIHKHEVSIFLTQRAPGPILTALPSTRSGFAIPSTTTPDLLIVAVSDVNPADLDLLVAALVRAQ from the coding sequence ATGTTCAACAGCCAACACCTGCCGGTCTACGCCGTGTCGTTGCATCCCCTCCACCTCAGACAAACCGAGGCACCCCGCACCATGCCGCCCACCATCAGCCGCAGCGCAACCTTTGAAGAACTCGCGCTGCCGCTCTTCGCCTCACTTTACAACCACGCTCACTGGCTCACCCACAATCAGTCCGAGGCCGAAGACCTCGTGCAGGAAACCTTCTCCAAGGCCCTCCGTGCCTTCGACTCCTTTCAGCCCGGCACCAACTTCAAGGCGTGGATCTTCCGCATCCTATGCAATACCTTCCTCACGTCGCGCACCGGCATCGCCACCTCCCGCACCGTCTTTCTCGAGCAGTATCTCACCGGCTGCCACGCCTGCACCATGGGCGTCCGTTCCGCCACACAGCTCAAAGCCGCTACTGCCCGCGCCGGCCATCGCTTCGCACCACCCCCCGAAGCCCTCGCCCGCCTCACTGCCCACCTTCATTCGCAGCCACAGGCGGAGACGAGGACAAAGAAACCGGCGCGCATCTACTCAATGACATCTCTTCGCCCTCTAGCCTGGGCGGCCCTTGCTGCCGCCATCCTGCTGACCGTCTCACTCCTTGGCTGGCGCCAACTCCACCAAACCAATGCCCTCGCTGCGGAACTCCTCGATCAGCACCTCGCGAGTCTCTCGAGTGGTGCGACTCCTCAGGTGATCTCAACCGACCGCCATACTGTCAAACCCTGGTTCCAGGGCCGTCTCCCCTTCAGCTTCAACCTCCCCGATCCCGCCGCCCTGCCCCCCGATACCACTCTCAAAGGTGCGGACCTAACCTACATCAATGGCCAGCCCGCGGCCCTGCTCTTGTTCAACATTCACAAACATGAGGTCTCAATCTTCCTCACACAACGCGCCCCCGGCCCCATCCTCACCGCGTTGCCCAGCACTCGCTCAGGATTCGCTATCCCCTCCACTACGACGCCCGACCTACTCATCGTCGCCGTCAGCGACGTCAACCCGGCCGACCTCGATCTTCTTGTAGCGGCTTTGGTTCGGGCGCAATAG
- a CDS encoding metallophosphoesterase family protein, with amino-acid sequence MNRFKKDEVVQENQGPAQPAGDGIDRRNFLECMAWAGTGLLWSMVGGVPTSKLLAQTMKGGSAAAQGAAGKVEDFSFVQISDCHIGFNKGANPDVTGTLKKAIDRDNLAPAGMKAPDFMLHTGDITQNSKAAEFDTAAEVIKSFKSEVFYVPGEHDFIDDGVQYKQRFGKGTVGNGWYSYNHKGVHFVGLNNCVQVDAMGNMGNDQLAWLKSDLAGLSHSTPIVVFAHIPLWMVYEKWGWGTKDGEQALAMLKPFGSVTVLNGHIHQVVQKVEGNVAFHTAMATAFPQPAPGTAPNPGPMMVPAGKLQSVLGVTKVKVVRGHNHLAVVDSPLAESV; translated from the coding sequence ATGAATCGGTTTAAGAAAGATGAAGTAGTGCAGGAGAACCAGGGCCCTGCGCAACCCGCGGGAGACGGCATCGATCGGCGCAATTTTCTGGAGTGCATGGCTTGGGCCGGCACAGGGCTACTGTGGTCGATGGTTGGTGGCGTGCCGACGTCGAAGTTGCTGGCACAGACTATGAAGGGCGGCAGCGCGGCTGCACAGGGCGCGGCCGGGAAGGTAGAGGACTTTTCCTTCGTGCAGATCAGCGACTGCCACATCGGATTCAACAAAGGCGCGAATCCGGATGTGACCGGGACGCTGAAGAAGGCGATCGATCGGGACAATCTGGCCCCGGCGGGCATGAAAGCCCCGGACTTCATGCTTCACACCGGGGACATCACGCAGAACTCGAAGGCAGCGGAGTTCGACACAGCCGCGGAGGTAATCAAGAGCTTCAAAAGCGAGGTGTTCTACGTTCCTGGTGAGCACGACTTTATAGACGACGGGGTGCAATACAAGCAGCGCTTCGGCAAGGGCACCGTGGGCAATGGCTGGTACAGCTACAACCACAAGGGAGTTCACTTCGTAGGCCTGAACAATTGCGTGCAGGTGGATGCAATGGGCAACATGGGCAACGACCAGCTGGCGTGGCTGAAGTCTGATCTTGCTGGCCTGAGCCATTCGACGCCGATCGTGGTCTTTGCGCATATTCCGCTGTGGATGGTCTACGAAAAGTGGGGATGGGGCACAAAGGATGGCGAGCAGGCGCTTGCAATGCTGAAGCCCTTTGGCTCGGTGACGGTGCTGAATGGCCACATTCACCAGGTCGTCCAGAAGGTAGAAGGCAATGTGGCCTTCCACACCGCGATGGCTACTGCGTTTCCGCAGCCCGCGCCGGGAACTGCGCCGAATCCTGGCCCGATGATGGTACCCGCAGGCAAGCTGCAGAGCGTGCTAGGAGTCACCAAGGTCAAGGTCGTTCGCGGCCACAATCATCTGGCTGTAGTCGATTCACCGCTGGCGGAAAGTGTATGA
- a CDS encoding heme-binding domain-containing protein, whose translation MNRTWIVAVLTLAAVAGLGYVHPFGNPRVEPPKGPGTLLKGAKMPADAKAVLITKCADCHSSETRWPMYARVAPGSWLIERDIVEARKKMDLSQWEEMPAEKQDVLMAKIIQEAKSEEMPPIQYLALHWNAKLSTADVRALSMLGKSAGGSEAALGGAGDAARGKMVFEKRCTGCHAMAVNREGPRLAGVYGRKAGSVAGFTYSIGLKNLGVTWNDVTLERWLSDPDLVVKDNNMSFSVPKAEERRDLIAFLKQQQSID comes from the coding sequence ATGAATCGGACATGGATCGTGGCGGTGCTGACCCTCGCGGCAGTAGCGGGACTCGGATACGTCCATCCCTTTGGCAACCCGCGTGTCGAGCCCCCGAAAGGACCCGGCACGCTGCTGAAGGGAGCTAAGATGCCCGCCGATGCGAAGGCGGTGCTCATAACGAAGTGCGCGGACTGCCACTCGAGCGAGACCCGGTGGCCAATGTATGCGCGTGTCGCCCCGGGATCATGGCTAATTGAAAGGGACATCGTTGAGGCGCGCAAAAAGATGGATCTGTCGCAATGGGAGGAAATGCCGGCGGAGAAGCAGGATGTGTTGATGGCGAAGATTATCCAGGAGGCGAAGAGTGAAGAGATGCCTCCGATTCAGTATCTGGCGCTGCACTGGAACGCAAAACTTTCCACAGCCGATGTGCGAGCGCTGTCGATGCTGGGCAAGAGTGCAGGTGGAAGCGAGGCGGCGTTGGGCGGGGCGGGCGATGCTGCGCGAGGCAAGATGGTGTTTGAAAAGCGCTGCACAGGCTGCCATGCGATGGCCGTGAATCGCGAGGGGCCAAGGCTGGCTGGAGTGTATGGCAGGAAGGCAGGAAGCGTTGCCGGATTTACCTATTCCATCGGTCTGAAGAATTTGGGCGTGACGTGGAACGATGTGACGCTGGAGAGGTGGCTGAGCGATCCGGATCTCGTGGTGAAGGACAACAACATGAGCTTTAGTGTTCCAAAGGCGGAGGAGCGGCGGGATTTGATCGCCTTCCTGAAGCAACAGCAAAGCATTGACTGA
- a CDS encoding TonB-dependent receptor produces the protein MRNTYQDNKTTFPKWSTTSIQTTKAVLLICLLVAIRVAMAQGVSGRIVGTLVDATGAVIPNAAVTISNQDTGAITKVTTNGNGQYRADTLRPGNYQLKIEAPGLQTIVSNGNVVTVDNATVVDMTMKAGSTSETVTVSSASPLVDTTSSSLGEVLNANDITSLPLNGRIFSQLVQTVPGSVAAGFGSAPEAAAGAGSSGSITASVNGMPWGGTTYTLDGVNNMELLNAFINVTPPLDALQELKISTNNADITVGTYGGAQVNAFIKSGTNAFHGSAYGFFRNDALSAYQWRATSKAPYRANQFGGSIGGPIIRNKAFFFADYQGLLLRNGISYILTVPTDLMKQGTFLKSQFPAAIYDPTTRAPFATVTTPQGDAWLIPQSRFDTVSANMVNGTTIWPTATNQNAISNNYNANTVEPDNNHQFDVKGDYQFGPSDRIFVRESYQRRDLTAASPGTIFVQIGDVNATTRDHNAAIGYTHTFSASMVNELRLGFNRFYTLDFGNDYGTNENTAVGIPNGNDAAFGATGFGNFSIGNIVQTGSQGWTNSHRISNSYQLTDNLTKVWGSHTFTFGGDFRRLQASLTNSDANKNGDFTYISDYTSSCTMQSNCSNPTGGNQFASFLLGMPSNTDRGFVATKPATRATLLGVYAQDQYRIRRNLTLNLALRWDLITAAIDKNNKQSNFNLTTGMLDFATDGNRAPNVDNYYGGYSPRVGFAYTPSENNTTLSGAFGVTHFPGNFGAMGGFLERNFPFFQVFTSPAQRRNVPLPSISVTGLPQYVPTPITAPVQSPPGVGVSFMAKNMQPDVAYAWNLGVQQRLTNSASFSITYVGTRGVHLFRRYNINTPPPGNTPFNSRLPYQYFNSQGQQYATNIGYATADGGSMYHGLQAEFKMNLMHGLTGRVNYTWSKEIDDMNMWWPLDDRYNRGEGTNQAPNVPQNFIASLVYKLPFGRGERWMAGASRPAQILAGGWQLSTFTRLQSGTPLTFNAAFDNLGSGVTNRANVTCSSVRTFGSVSKWFDTSCFTTPGPLQLGTSGSGKVHGPGFYNADVSLSKTETIHEQVKITVQADSFNMSNTPHYSNPDTNLSDANFGQISGANGNPRQFQLGAHLTF, from the coding sequence ATGCGGAACACATATCAAGACAATAAAACCACTTTCCCAAAGTGGTCGACCACGTCGATACAGACAACAAAGGCTGTCCTGTTGATCTGTCTGCTCGTTGCGATCCGCGTTGCGATGGCCCAAGGTGTCAGCGGACGGATTGTCGGTACACTTGTGGACGCAACGGGTGCGGTAATCCCCAATGCTGCCGTAACTATCTCGAATCAGGACACAGGCGCCATCACCAAGGTGACGACCAACGGCAACGGCCAGTATAGGGCCGATACCCTTCGTCCAGGCAACTACCAGCTAAAGATCGAGGCTCCCGGCCTGCAGACAATCGTCTCCAACGGCAATGTGGTCACGGTCGACAACGCAACCGTCGTGGATATGACCATGAAGGCCGGCTCCACCAGCGAAACCGTGACTGTCTCTTCAGCGAGTCCGCTCGTTGATACAACGAGTTCCTCGTTGGGCGAGGTTCTTAATGCCAACGACATCACAAGCCTTCCGCTAAACGGACGTATCTTCTCGCAACTGGTTCAAACCGTTCCTGGATCAGTCGCAGCGGGATTTGGCAGCGCGCCCGAGGCGGCTGCTGGAGCTGGAAGCTCAGGTTCAATCACAGCCAGCGTCAACGGAATGCCATGGGGAGGAACCACCTACACGCTGGACGGCGTGAACAATATGGAGTTGCTGAATGCCTTTATCAATGTCACTCCGCCGCTTGATGCCCTCCAGGAGCTGAAGATCTCAACCAACAATGCCGACATCACCGTAGGGACCTATGGAGGAGCACAGGTAAACGCCTTTATCAAATCCGGTACCAACGCATTCCACGGCTCGGCGTATGGGTTCTTCCGCAACGATGCCTTAAGCGCATATCAGTGGAGGGCCACCTCAAAGGCACCCTATCGGGCCAATCAGTTCGGCGGCTCGATTGGCGGTCCGATCATTCGCAACAAGGCATTCTTCTTTGCCGACTACCAAGGACTCCTGCTGCGCAACGGTATCAGCTACATTCTGACGGTTCCAACTGACCTGATGAAACAGGGGACCTTCCTCAAGAGCCAGTTCCCTGCCGCCATCTATGACCCAACAACCAGAGCTCCCTTCGCCACTGTCACCACGCCGCAGGGGGATGCCTGGCTGATTCCGCAGTCGCGGTTCGACACGGTGTCCGCCAACATGGTCAATGGCACCACGATCTGGCCGACGGCGACCAACCAAAACGCAATCAGCAACAATTACAACGCCAACACCGTTGAGCCGGACAACAACCACCAATTCGACGTGAAGGGGGATTACCAGTTCGGTCCAAGTGATCGTATCTTCGTCCGCGAATCCTACCAGCGCCGCGATCTGACGGCGGCGTCACCCGGAACAATTTTCGTACAGATCGGTGACGTGAATGCAACCACGCGCGACCACAATGCTGCCATCGGCTACACCCACACTTTCTCGGCCAGCATGGTCAACGAGCTCCGGCTCGGCTTCAACCGCTTCTATACCCTTGACTTCGGCAATGACTACGGAACCAACGAGAACACCGCAGTCGGGATCCCTAACGGCAATGATGCCGCCTTTGGAGCTACGGGTTTCGGCAACTTCTCCATCGGCAACATCGTCCAGACTGGCTCGCAGGGATGGACCAACTCCCACCGCATCAGCAACTCCTACCAGCTCACTGACAATCTCACCAAGGTGTGGGGGTCGCATACTTTTACCTTTGGGGGAGACTTTCGTCGGTTGCAGGCCTCGCTTACAAACTCAGATGCCAACAAAAATGGTGATTTCACCTATATTTCCGACTACACCAGCAGCTGCACCATGCAGTCCAACTGTTCCAATCCCACAGGAGGCAATCAGTTCGCCAGCTTCCTGCTCGGAATGCCGTCAAACACCGATCGCGGATTCGTTGCCACAAAGCCAGCGACACGCGCGACCCTGCTGGGTGTCTATGCGCAGGATCAGTATCGTATCAGAAGAAATCTGACCTTGAATCTAGCGCTTCGCTGGGACCTGATCACTGCTGCCATCGACAAGAACAATAAACAGTCCAACTTCAACCTGACTACGGGTATGCTTGATTTCGCGACCGATGGAAATCGCGCGCCGAACGTCGACAACTACTATGGTGGCTACTCTCCGCGAGTCGGTTTCGCGTATACGCCAAGCGAAAACAATACGACCCTCAGCGGCGCATTTGGAGTCACGCACTTTCCAGGAAACTTCGGCGCGATGGGCGGGTTCCTCGAGCGTAACTTTCCCTTCTTCCAGGTCTTCACCTCTCCTGCGCAGCGGCGGAACGTTCCACTTCCGTCCATCAGCGTAACCGGCCTTCCTCAATATGTACCGACGCCGATCACTGCGCCTGTCCAGTCCCCTCCCGGCGTTGGCGTCTCTTTTATGGCGAAGAACATGCAGCCTGACGTGGCGTATGCGTGGAACCTCGGAGTGCAGCAGAGGCTCACCAACTCAGCGTCGTTCAGCATCACATATGTCGGAACCCGTGGCGTTCACCTGTTCCGCCGGTACAACATCAACACGCCTCCGCCAGGAAACACGCCTTTCAACTCCCGGCTACCTTACCAGTATTTCAATAGCCAGGGCCAGCAGTACGCGACCAACATCGGATATGCAACGGCCGACGGCGGCTCCATGTACCACGGTCTTCAGGCCGAGTTCAAGATGAACCTTATGCACGGTCTGACTGGCCGGGTGAACTACACCTGGTCGAAGGAGATCGACGACATGAACATGTGGTGGCCTCTTGATGACCGCTACAACCGAGGCGAAGGCACCAACCAGGCCCCCAACGTCCCCCAGAACTTTATCGCCAGTCTTGTCTACAAGCTTCCCTTCGGCCGTGGCGAGCGCTGGATGGCGGGAGCGTCGCGGCCTGCGCAGATCCTGGCAGGGGGATGGCAGCTGAGCACCTTCACCAGGCTGCAATCGGGTACGCCGCTAACGTTCAACGCCGCATTCGACAACCTGGGCAGCGGCGTGACCAACCGCGCCAATGTGACCTGTTCCTCGGTAAGGACCTTCGGTTCCGTGTCGAAGTGGTTCGATACAAGTTGCTTCACAACGCCCGGACCACTGCAACTGGGCACCTCCGGATCGGGGAAGGTGCATGGTCCGGGCTTCTACAACGCGGACGTATCGCTCTCCAAGACTGAGACGATTCACGAACAAGTGAAGATCACCGTCCAGGCCGATTCCTTCAACATGTCCAATACCCCGCACTACTCCAATCCCGATACCAATCTCTCGGACGCCAACTTCGGACAGATCAGCGGAGCCAATGGCAACCCCAGGCAGTTCCAGCTCGGAGCCCATCTCACCTTTTAA